The DNA region acttgctggctcaggggggcggggattgGGACACGGGCCCTTTCCCTTCCCGTGGGCGCTGGTTCTGATACCGCTCCAggccagggactggctggctcaggggggcggggaatgggacacgggccCTTTCCCTTCCCGGGGGCGCTGGTTCTGATACCGCTCCAggccagggactggctggctcaggggggcggggaatgggacacgggccCTTTCCCTTCGGGGGGGCGCTGGTTCCGATACCGCTCCAGGCCAgcgactggctggctcaggggggcggggaatgggacacgggccCTTTCCCTTCCCGGGGGCGCTGGTACCGATACCGCTCCAGGCCAggcactggctggctcaggggggcagggaatgagaCACGGGGCCTTTTCCTTCCGGGGGGCGCTGGTTCCGATacagccccagccagggactggctggctcaggggggcggggaatgagaCACGGGGCCTTTTCCTTCCGGGGGGCGCTGGTTCCGATacagccccagccagggactggctggctcaggggggcggggaatgagaCACGGGGCCTTTTCCTTCCGGGGGGCGCTGGTTCCGATacagccccagccagggactggctggctcaggggggcagggaatgggacacggggccctTTCCCTTCGGGGGGGCACTGGTTCCGATACCGCTCCAggccagggactggctggctcaggggggcggggaatgggacacggggccctTTCCCTTCGGGGGGGCACTGGTTCCGATACCGCTCCAggccagggactggctggctcaggggggcagggaatgggagacaggttCTGATCAGTGTCACGAATTTGGTGGGGCTCAGCAGAGATCCTAGCAGGGCAGGTGCCCCTGGCACAGGCAGTAACCTGCCCCTTCGCCGAGGGCTGAACTGGATGCAGGGTGTgagctcccctccgccccccagcggGGTCCCTGCAGGACAGGAGAGGGGGTAGAGGTGGCCTGGGGGGAGGGCTATGGGGCCCATGGGGAGAGGTCCGGATATAGACGGGCAGAGGCACGACAGCTCCAGGAAATAGACCTTTATTAGAAGGAGGCTGGATAAGGCACCAATACTCCGGAGTGGGGCGACCCCGGCACAGGCCGGGGGTCGGAGTCTGCCCCAGGCACGCTGCACGGCTGGaatgctggagggggcagagcggggtACCCTGGAGGAGAGGCACCAGGTTCCCACGGACGTGGCCCGTGTGTAGTGAGTGTGTCCGGTCTCAGCACCATGCTGACTGCAGCTGGTCCAGGAACTGCCTTTCCCACAGTTCCCAagggctggggaggctggaacAGGGAGGGGTTCGGGGGACACGGGGCATCTCCTCATAGTTCTTCGGGCGTTTCCAGCCACTCGGAGTTCACTCTGAGGGTGAAAACACAGAACAAGGAGATTCAATGGCAcggatagaatccaggagtcctggtgcccagaccccccagctctaacccactagaccccactcgtctcccagagctggggagagaacccaggagtcctggcccccagccctcgcTGCTCTACTCCAATAgaccccaatcccctcccagTCCTgccgctctaacccactagactccccccatccccagctggggCAGCGCCCTGGCGTacctgtggggctgggcctgcGGGATTTGAGGAGGAGGACGATCCCGGTGACCATGAAGAAGATGCCCAGGGCGATGGCCAGGCCGCACAGCGCGTTCTCCAGCAGCTCCGACGGGATGGGGTTCTGGGGCACTAGAgacacagcggggggggggggggggaaatacagggtgaggccagggctaccggggagattgggggggggcTCCCGGCAGCTGGGGAGGCGGGAGGTGTGGGGCGCATAGGCCAAGGGCGGGGAATCAGGGAGGGATCCCAGAAGCAGGGGGAAGCTGGAGAGGTGCAGGGTCAGGTGGAGGAGGAATGGGTATGGAGGGGATTGAGTTGGGGGGGGCTCAAATCAAGTGCAGGGGGAAAATCTCTCACCGCAGTGGGCCACGGTGGAGGAGCAGTCCCCAGGCTGCATGATGGTGCAGGTGGGGAGACgtgggggagggacagaaggatggGGAGGATCAGGGGGGAACGGGGAGGaacggggtgcagcagggaggaacagggtgcagggggaggattGCGGAGGAACGGGGTGCAGTGGGGAGGAACGGGGGGATCTCTCACCCCAGTAGGCCACGGTGGAGAAGCGGTTCCTGGGCCGCGTGATGGTGCTGGtggggagatgtgggggagggatagaagGATGGGGGCGGATCGGGGTGCAGGGGGCGGATCAGGGGGGGATCAGGGGGATCTCTCACCCCAGTAGGCCACGGTGGAGAAGCGGTCCCTGGGCCGCGTGATGGTGCAGGTGTAGATGTCCCCGTCCTGCGGGGTGAACTCCAGGTAGGAATAGAGCAGGAAGCCCAGGTCCTCGGTGGGGTAATACCGTGTGGTGTTGACGCCCTGGCTCACCAGCTCCCCCTGCCGCTGCCACGACACATTCACCGAGGCCGGGAAGAGGTTGCCCACCTGGCAGATCAGGGTGTTGGGTTTTCCCagctccaggggctgggctgTGAACACGTTGGCCATGGGGGTGCCTGCGGGGAGAGGGGAGATGGTAAGGGGGGGCCGCGGGCACTGGAGGAGACACAGGCACTGGGGGCCGGGTATctttgggcaggggcagggcagtaTCAGTGATCccttgggggggctgtggggagcggcCGCGGGCGCTGGGGGAGACCAGGGGCCTGGTACCTCTGGCCTCGGGCAGGGACAAGGCAGTATCAGTGATTGCTGGGCGCTGGGAGTGCCATGGGGAGGAGACGCGGGCGCTGGGGAGACACGGGCACCAGGGGCCAGATACCTCTGGCCTCGGGCAGGGACAAGGCAGTATCAGTGATCGCTGGGCGCTGGGGGTGCCGTGGGGAGGGCCTGTGGGCACTGGGGGAGACACGGGCACCGGGGGCCGGGTACCTCTGGCCtcgggcaggggcagagcagtaTCAGTGATCACTGGGCGCTGGGGGTGCCGTGGGGAGGGGCCGCGGGCACTGGGGGAGACACGGGCACCGGGGGCCGGGTACCTCTGGCCtcgggcaggggcagagcagtaTCAGTGATCACTGGGCACTGGGGGTGCCATGGGGAGGGCCTGTGGGCACTGGGGGAGACACGGGCACCAGGGGCCTGGTACCTCTGGCCtcgggcaggggcagagcagtaTCAGTGATCACTGGGCACTGGGGGTGCCGTGGGGAGAGGACGAGGGCGCTGGGGGAGACCGGGGGCCGGGTACCTCTGGCCTCAGGCAGCACGCCCGTGGTGATGTTGGTGAGCACCGAGAGCAGTTGCCGGCACAGACTGGAGTCGTTGATGATCTGCTCCTTGCTCTCCTGGGCGCCCAGCCAGGGCTGGAAGTCGGGCAGCCggggctcccagtgcccccccgGGAAGTCGAACGAGAACAGCTGGTCCCCGTCGAAGGTGTCGGCCAGGCCCAGCGAGGGGCGGTCGGACTGGCAGAACAGCACGCGGGACAGGACGTGGGCCGTGGGCGCTGCGGGAGAGACACACCGACCGGGGTCAGCAACGGGGCACGCACGctctgtgcgcacacacacacacacgctgtgcATACACAACCCTACACAAACAACCCCACACACTACACACTCATCATCCCCCGTGCACACACTGTCACACACACAATTCACACACACTGCGCACACAGTGGCCCCCGTTTTCTGTGCACACACAAGTTCACACATTCCTCATGCACACAGGCACACCCACCCTATACACACAGTCCTCATGCACACATGTTCACACACACGACTGTCATTTACATGCAAGCACacatggtcacacacacacacagaatcacGACAGTCCctaaacacacacattcctttgcATACACAGTCCATTCACCCACTCACCctcacccacacacactcaccctcATACGACAGTCCCcaggcacacacacagccccccaccaCACAATGCTGCTATCcctcacacacaaatacacattaCAACCCATGTATAAGCACACTCTTCCCATACACCCACACTCACCCACACTACACACCCTGTACACACAGCCACACACATGCATTAAATaccctatatacacacacagtctgCATGTGTACAGTGACAAAACACACCACAAGCCCCCCAACTGCACACCTACACAATCACACACAACCAACCTCCCCACACTCTGCATTCCCCTGTGtgcacaatcacacacacacacaaaatctgctGCCACGCCACCCTCCCATTTACACGGTTACACACCCTGCAAACCCATACACACCCAGCAATACCCATGAACACAACATCCGACACGGACACACACTGACAGAGCAGGGATAacttcctccccacacacactcaggcaGTGCCTGGCTAACCCCTGGGAAGTGCTTGCTCTCACGCACACACAGTATAGCACACCCTGTTTACACACAATCTCCATGCACGCCCAAttccacacacacttacacaaCCCCGACACACattcacccccccccaaaaacaaacactCCCCCGAGATGCACCTGTACACACACAATCCCACACACTGTccccatgtgcacacacaatCATTCTCAGACACAGTCCccctgtacatacacacagtctccttctacacagacacacaatcTTTATGTGCACATAATCCCCTCGTAAACACACACAACCACATACACAATCCCGGACCATGCCCACACATccccgtgtgcacacacacaaccacacatACAATCCCCGCGCATGCACACCCAACCATACAATccccgtgtgcacacacacaaccacacatACAATCCCCGAGCATGCACACCCAACCATACAATCCCCGTGTGCACacacgcaaacacacacacaacccccgtGTGCACACAAACACAATCCCCTTGtgcacagaacacacacacacacaggccgtgcaatggtccccccgccagTAACGCCCGTGGGCAGCTCCTACCCTCTGTGGCGGCGGTGGCCGCCGccccccgcagcaggcccagggccagcagcagcgcCCAGCAACCGGGCGCCTCCATCCCCGCCGGGCTGCCTCTGCTCCCGGCCCGGGCTCCCGGGGCATCCCCGGCCGGCTGCCGGCCAATCCGCGCGCGCCCCGCCGCCTCCTGGCCAATGGCTGGGCCCCGCCACCGCTTGTCACCTGTTACCGGGGAGACGCCGGCAGCGGAGGGCCGGGGAGCGCAGATGGGCGGCCGGGAGGCCGGGCTGGGGGCACGTGGGAGGGTCcgaggccaggagggaccatggTGAACATCTGGTCTGACTCCTGTCTAGACAGGCCAGAGCCCTGCTCCGGATTCAcccctgtacagcacaggccagagctctgctccagaTTCACCCCAGATAGCCCCTGCTCCGGATTCACTCCTGTCTAcacaggccagggccctgctccgGATTCATCCCTGGCTGAACCAGAGCTGATCTCTTTGGGTTGTCCACACAGCAAAACAAAGCCCAGGGCCGTGCAGAGCCAGGGTCTGCAGACGTGGTCGGCAATGCCAGTGTTTCCCCCAGGAATTGAACGCGGAGGGGAGAGGGTGTTGGAATTTCCAGGGGGTGAAGGGCGAGGCCGTGGGGGCGAAGGTGCATCGTACGGTTTCACCAGGAAGGCCATTCGGCGCTAAGTCTCGGCCCCACGTTCTAGACAGGATAAGACACCAACAAACAGCAGCCTTGGGGCTGAGGATGATTTATTGTTGTTTATAAAGCAGAATGTGACCTGATCAGATCAGCCAATGTGGCCGAAAGGAACGCGCCGGCCGCTGGCGTTGCCAGCACAAACACAGCGATGTGAGGAGACGAGTCGTCATTCCTCCTTTCAAACCTGGTGTGTGTTTTCAGGGACGCCCATGTGCTTTGAACGGGACTGTTCAGGTTTCcgtttcaattcaaatttccaaccagccTAAAGGAACTGTTTTCAAACTAGAACATTTGGGGGGAAAACGGATCTATTTGGAAAATGACCAAAGTGGCAACTCTGCATAGAACGAGTTGACCACTAGGGGATATGGGGGCGCTCGAGGGGGTGCACACCccgctgtgtgtgtggggggaaatgggcTCCGGCACTGGACCTGGGGTGGGTGCAGAAcccgagctccagccccagccccatggctacacggctatttttagtgccGTCACATGAGCCCCAGTCTGTAGACCCCACTCGGggtctgagactcactgctggggggagggggggtttgccatgtagacacaccctgacaacccctccccccatctcagaGCTATGCATTGCTGGGGACGGAGAACCCACCGCTGCCCTGGGCATCTTGTCCCGGTCTTAGTTCCACTGGAGCAGAAATTCACAacttatttccagtcagaatttgtccagcttcaacttccagccataggAGCTTGTTAGACCTTTGTCGGGGCTGGGCCAGTGGGCGCCTGGCCAGTGGGGTGCCCCCAACGCAAAGCCTCACTGCATccttgtgccccctccccccgtccgtctgtctgtcccacTGCACAGCCCGGAGCCAGGACTGCAGCCTGTCGGCACCCCAGCGAGGGAGAGAACAATTAATAATAGGAGGCGAATAAGAGGGGACTTGAAAACAATACTGGCTAGCTCGTCTCATCAGCAGCTCTCAACGCATTGTACAAGGATCATTACTCCCCTCATacggagggggaaactgaggcacagagcggggtcTGACTGGCTAATGTCACCCAGCAGAGCCAGATATAGaagccaggtttcctgagtcccactccagtgctctagccactagggaACACTGTCTCTCCTAtagttagactgtggaactcatgaCCACAAGAACTCACTGGGGCCAAGAGCTCAGCGGGACCCCCAAAGGGTGGGAGATTTCTATGGACAGTGCGACAATCCAGAGTGACACTAGACAGGATCAAACATCAATTGATTGGGGATGTAAACTCTCAGCCCCAATCTGATATGGCTGGGGCGTGGGGACTCATCCCCTGAGGGCAGGTCAGACCATCCGTGTAGGGCTTTTGCCCCGTCTCTGGAGTAGCTGGTGCTGGCCGCTCTCAGAGACGGGAtgccggggtagatgggcccgttgATCTGATCCAGCGCAGGAATTCCACGGTTCCATAGCTAGAAAAATTAGTGACATGATAAATACAATGCTAATTCTGCTTTGCTCTCCAGCCCCTGCATCTGCATCCCGTTAGAAGTATTTCCTCTGGAGCCACTCTGGGATCCTTCTGCCGAGTGTCTTCATTTAAAGCCATGACCTTTATGCctcatcaatggagttacagtgtCTCTATTTAATTTACCTTCATAGAATGGCCTGTTTTGAATGACTCTTCCGGGCGCTGAGAGACTCAAGGCTTTCAGTTGAATAGGTTACAGAAT from Malaclemys terrapin pileata isolate rMalTer1 chromosome 13, rMalTer1.hap1, whole genome shotgun sequence includes:
- the LOC128847575 gene encoding class II histocompatibility antigen, M alpha chain, encoding MEAPGCWALLLALGLLRGAAATAATEAPTAHVLSRVLFCQSDRPSLGLADTFDGDQLFSFDFPGGHWEPRLPDFQPWLGAQESKEQIINDSSLCRQLLSVLTNITTGVLPEARGTPMANVFTAQPLELGKPNTLICQVGNLFPASVNVSWQRQGELVSQGVNTTRYYPTEDLGFLLYSYLEFTPQDGDIYTCTITRPRDRFSTVAYWVPQNPIPSELLENALCGLAIALGIFFMVTGIVLLLKSRRPSPTE